In a genomic window of Candidatus Neomarinimicrobiota bacterium:
- a CDS encoding HlyD family efflux transporter periplasmic adaptor subunit, translated as MTTKQKQITSLAVILAVSLGITMLLVSLKSAPKRKPPMDTRPVISLLEVENSPIQVTVPVIGRLIAHEKVEILAEVSGVLKSSKKEFLTGQSYLKGEVMLRINREETELGLKAQRSGLLTAIAKLLPELKFDYPKSYLRWNTYLQSFNIESITQPLPESLNEREKFFVANKGIYNSFYQIKAQEARLEKFTMRAPFNGVLIQSNITPGNLVRIGQPVGVLVNPASYDLETSISINEVNSITVGDLVTLTSENIAGAWQGHVSRISQGMDEKNQMIKVFISVSAPELRDGLFLKGEIISSQSIAGMELPRKMLHNGNVVLEYLDGKIHYRSVNVVSTSGERAVVNGLENGMQLSTKTLNLLDGAQVKVPDMDQELPDIPKKKKGQG; from the coding sequence ATGACCACAAAACAAAAACAAATCACCTCATTAGCAGTAATCCTGGCTGTCTCGCTTGGAATCACCATGCTATTGGTATCCCTGAAATCTGCCCCAAAACGTAAACCACCCATGGATACTCGCCCGGTCATTAGCCTCTTGGAGGTTGAAAACAGTCCGATCCAGGTGACAGTTCCTGTAATTGGTCGTCTAATAGCTCATGAAAAAGTCGAGATTTTAGCAGAAGTTTCAGGAGTTCTGAAGTCCAGCAAGAAAGAGTTTCTGACGGGTCAAAGTTATCTGAAGGGTGAAGTGATGTTACGGATTAACCGGGAAGAAACAGAACTCGGCTTGAAGGCTCAACGCAGTGGATTGCTGACGGCAATTGCTAAACTACTACCAGAATTAAAATTTGATTACCCCAAGAGCTATCTAAGATGGAACACCTATCTCCAATCTTTCAACATAGAGTCTATTACCCAGCCTTTGCCAGAATCACTCAACGAACGTGAAAAATTCTTTGTTGCCAACAAGGGTATCTATAACAGCTTTTATCAAATCAAAGCTCAGGAAGCTCGCTTGGAAAAATTCACCATGAGAGCCCCTTTTAATGGCGTTCTAATCCAAAGCAATATTACCCCGGGAAACCTGGTTAGAATCGGCCAACCCGTGGGTGTTTTGGTCAATCCAGCCAGTTATGATCTGGAAACCAGTATCAGTATTAATGAGGTCAATAGTATTACTGTTGGAGATTTGGTTACGCTAACCAGTGAAAATATTGCAGGGGCTTGGCAAGGTCACGTTTCACGAATCAGCCAGGGAATGGATGAAAAGAACCAGATGATTAAAGTGTTCATCTCAGTGTCGGCTCCAGAGCTGCGAGATGGTCTTTTTCTCAAAGGAGAAATCATTTCGAGTCAATCAATTGCTGGAATGGAATTACCACGAAAAATGCTGCATAATGGCAATGTAGTTCTAGAGTATCTAGATGGAAAAATTCACTATCGCAGTGTAAATGTCGTTTCAACTTCAGGTGAAAGGGCTGTAGTAAACGGGCTTGAGAATGGTATGCAGCTGTCTACAAAAACCTTAAATCTGTTAGATGGTGCTCAAGTCAAAGTACCTGACATGGATCAAGAACTACCAGATATTCCCAAAAAGAAAAAGGGACAGGGCTAA